The Synechocystis sp. PCC 6714 genome includes the window AGCAAACAGTAATTCAATTGAATAGATTAGTTTTCAGTCCTGCTTGGGGGCACAAAGTGAAGATTAGATGAAATCCCTGCAGAATTGACCTGACGGGGATTCATACTCAGAGCAGGGGACTAATTAAGAGGTTAAGAAGGAGAAAATCTTTGGTGTGATTCAAGGGATATTGCTGCATATCCTCTAGGGTTGCTGCAAGAATGCGTCAATGAATGGAACAGCGAAGCAATGACAATATTCACTTTTCTCAGTCAGGGCTATCCCCAGCCTTGGGCCATCGAAAGTATGTTAAGTCTCTATGTATTGTCGAAGTAGAGATTAACCCACCCCAATAATCAGTAGTTTAAAGGGAGTGGTTTAGTTGGGAGAGGCAATGGCCCATGAGAAAATATACGACTAGGGTAGCCGCCGCCGCCGCTGCCACCAAAGTTCCCGCCAGCATCAAAGAAAATTCCTGCTCTTCGATCGCCTGTTGCATTAAGTGGAGCGACCAAGCCACCAAAGCCACATCAAAAATGAGAATGGGCACCAACATATGTAACAAAATGTAAACCTTTCCGTTACATTCTAATCTATTCCCCAGCAGTGGGAATCAAAAATCTGAGAATTTAAGCTTTTCTCCGGTTTTTCGGCAATGTTAATGCCATTTTTTATCTGAATCTCTGATCCTCTAGAATCTATTCACTTTTGCCAATGACCAATGCCCTAGGGAAAAGCTAGTTCAAAGTGAACTACACAGACCATTAACAAGCAATTTAGTGCTCTCAGATTGTTTGTCCCCCGAGGAAGATAACAATTTGCTGGTCTAGGCAGTCCTAAGACGTCATTGTTTGCTATGATATTGAACTGTCAGTCTGGAGAGATGGCTGAGCGGTTGAAAGCGGCTCCCTGCTAAGGAGTTATGGGGTTTATAGCTCCATCGAGGGTTCGAATCCCTCTCTCTCCGTTTTTTTCTTAGAGATAATTTATTGGATACTGTCTCCGTTGCTTAGGAAACGATCTTTTCCTTTGCCTGCGTAGTGATCATGAACAGTGGTTAACGTTAAATATTGACGGATTACCTAGGTTGCAGAGAATGAGTTGATTAAGACCGTTGAAAATTCTTTTCTGCCATGGAGATAAAGTTGCAGGCTTGCGAGCGACGGTGTTCCAAGTGCCCTACTTTTGCCAAGGATACGGGGATTTTTCTACGATGCTCCGGATACCTTCAGAAAAATTAGGTTGAGCAAGGAACAAGAAAAAACCCCCACTGCTAAGAGCGGGAGTCTGTCAAAAAGATCACTAAATCGGCTAGAGGGAATTAGCCCCTGCCACCACTTCCAAAAGTTCCTGCGTAATTGCCGCCTGACGGGCTTTGTTATAGGACAAAGTGAGAGTGCCAATTAACTGTCCAGCGTTGTCACTGGCATTGCTCATGGCAGTCATCCGAGCCGCTAGCTCGCTGGCCGCCGACTCCTGCAGAGCCCGTAGCAATTGATTAGTGTTATATAAGGGCAACAAAGCTTCTAGAATTTGCACTGGATCCTGTTCAAAAATCATATCCTGGGGAAATGTTTCCACCGGAGCTTCCAGTTTTTCCCGTTCCACCTGGAACTTGCCTCCCCGGGTGATTAAACGGAAGATTTCGTCATCGGGGGCTTCTAATCCTTGGGGAGACAGGGGAAACAGGGTTTGCACCACCGGTTGGGAGCTAATCAGAGACACAAAACGAGTGTAAATTAGCTCCACCCGATCCACTGCCTCAGAAACAAACAAAGCCACCAGGGAATCCGCAATTTGGGCCGCTTCTGATGCGTTGGGGATTTGTTCTAAATTTGCATAGCTAGCGGCTACATCGTAGTCCCGTCGGCCAAAATACTGTTTGGCTTTACTACCTACCAATACCAGCTTGACGGCAATGCCTTGGCTTTTTAATTCCTTGGCCCTTTGCTCAGCCCGCTTAATGGCATTGACGTTATAGCCACCGCAGAGTCCCCGATCGCCAGTGACCACCAGGAGAGCCACGGATTTAGGTTCCCGTTCTTCAAACAAGGGCAATTCGGTTTCCGCAAAGGAAAGACGGTTTTGCAAGTTATAAAGTACCTGGGCTAAAGCATCGGCAAAGGGACGGGTAGAAAGCACCTGTTCTTGGGCCCGGCGCACCTTAGCGGCCGCCACTAGACGCATTGCTTCAGTAATTTTTTTTGTATTTTTGACCGACTGAATCCGGTCACGAATCGCTTTAAGGTTAGGCATAGGACGTTACACCCGTTAAATTTATCTTTTTTAATGTTCTGGAGCCTAAATATCGATCCCTAACACCAGGGGCAGGGGAAAAGTCGAGGTTTAACCCCAACCATTCCCCCCAACTCACCGATAGGGCAATGATTAGGCGGCAAAACCTTGGGTGAATTCTTTAATCCCTTCTTTCAACAAAGTTTCGGCTTCCTCACTCAGAGCTTTGGTGCTACTGATGATTTCTACGTACTTAGCTTTGTTGGCCTTGAGATAATCCCGCAGACCTTGGGAAAATTCGGTCACTTTGTCCACAGGAATGGTGTCAATGTAACCATTTAAACCGGCATAGCTGATGGCCACCTGTTCCCACACAGACAGAGGGGAATTTTCAGGTTGTTTCAGCAGTTGACGCAAACGCTGGCCCCGGGCCAATTGGGCTTGGGTAGCAGCGTCCAAATCGGAAGCAAATTGGGAAAAGGCTTCCAATTCCGCGAACTGAGCTAGTTCCAGTTTCAATTTACCAGCCACTTTTTTCATGGCTTTGGTTTGGGCGGCCGAACCTACCCGGCTTACCGAAATACCGGCGTTGATGGCAGGACGGAAACCAGCGTTGAATAGGTCAGTGGAAAGGAAAATTTGACCGTCGGTAATGGAAATTACGTTGGTGGGAATGTAGGCAGAAACGTCCCCAGCTTGGGTTTCAATCACCGGCAGGGCGGTCATGCTTCCACCACCGAGGGCATCGCTCAATTTAGCCGCCCGCTCTAACAAACGGGAGTGGATGTAGAATACGTCACCGGGGTAAGCTTCCCGACCGGGGGGACGACGCATTAACAGGGACATTTGACGGTAGGCCTGGGCTTGCTTGGACAAATCGTCGTAGATTACCAGGGTGCTCTTGCCTTGGTACATGAAATGTTCCGCCAAGGTGGCACCGGTGTAGGGGGCCAAATATTGCAGGGTGGCAGGGTCATTAGCATTGGCGGCCACCACGATGGTGTAGGCCATGGCACCTTTTTCCGTCAGGGTGTCAATGATTTGAGCAACGGTGGAAGCCTTTTGGCCGATCGCCACGTAAACGCAAATTACGTCTTCGGACTTCTGGTTAATGATGGTGTCAATGGCGATCGCCGTTTTACCGGTTTTACGGTCTCCAATGATCAACTCCCGCTGACCCCGACCAATGGGAATCATCGCGTCGATGGCGGTAATACCAGTTTGCATTGGCTCACAAACGGATTTCCGCTCAATAATCCCAGGAGCGGGGGATTCCAACAAACGGGTAGCAGTGGAAGTAATGGGGCCTTTCCCGTCGATGGGGCGACCAAGGGAATCCACCACCCGACCCACCATGGCATCCCCTACGGGAATTTGGGCAATCTGGCCAGTGGTTTTAACGGTACTGCCTTCTTGGATACCGAAACCGTCCCCCATCAACACCGCACCGACGTTATCCTCTTCCAGGTTCAGGGCGATACCAATGGTGCCATCTTCGAACTCCAGCAACTCCTGGGACATAACCTGCTCCAGACCGTAAATCCGCGCAGTACCATCTCCCACCTGGAGCACTGTACCCACGTTGGAAACCTGGACGCTCTGATCGTAGGACTCGATTTGCTGGCGGATAATACTGCTAATCTCGTCGGGTCTAATGCTTACCATAGTCTTAATTTTCCGTTGAAAAAGTGAATATAAAGCGTCGCTGGGCGACGGAAATTAACTGCTAGAGAGTGGCCCCGAGACTCAGACCAACCCGGCGGAGTTGACCCCGCAAACTGGAATCAAACACCTGGGAACCCACTTTGATGACAATGCCACCGAGGATGTCCTCGTCCACTTTGGTTTCTAGTTCCACTGCCTGGGCCCCAGTGAGTTGTTTAACTTTTTCCTTCACCCGATCCTTTTGGACATCGGTGAGCTTTAGGGCGGAGGTAACTTCAGCCAATACCGTATTGGTAAACTGCCGCAATAGGGCCAGGTATTGCTCACAAATGGCTTCGAGGAAAACAATGCGGCGTTTATCCACCAGCAACATCAAAAAGTTGAGCAGATAACCATTGCCCCCATCCCCTATCACAGAACGGAGCACAGACTTTTTATCTTCGTCCTTGACCACTGGGCTAGAAAGCACCGCAGACAAATCGGGGGAATCTTTGAGCAGGGCCAGGAGGGAACGTAAATCTTCTCCAAACACCTCGGTCAAATTTTGTTGTTGGGCTAACCCCATCAACGCCTGGGCGTAGGGTTCAGCAATCTTACTGCTGTATAAGGAACCTTTCATTAGCGACCTCCCAATTGGGCAATACTGCGTTCGATTAAGCGGTCCTGGGTGTTTTCATTCAGGCGATCACGCAGGTCAGCTTCGGCCTTAGCCACTGCCTGTTCAGCAATGCGACGCTTGAGTTCGGCAATCACCCGTTCCTGCTCAGCTCC containing:
- a CDS encoding F0F1 ATP synthase subunit gamma — protein: MPNLKAIRDRIQSVKNTKKITEAMRLVAAAKVRRAQEQVLSTRPFADALAQVLYNLQNRLSFAETELPLFEEREPKSVALLVVTGDRGLCGGYNVNAIKRAEQRAKELKSQGIAVKLVLVGSKAKQYFGRRDYDVAASYANLEQIPNASEAAQIADSLVALFVSEAVDRVELIYTRFVSLISSQPVVQTLFPLSPQGLEAPDDEIFRLITRGGKFQVEREKLEAPVETFPQDMIFEQDPVQILEALLPLYNTNQLLRALQESAASELAARMTAMSNASDNAGQLIGTLTLSYNKARQAAITQELLEVVAGANSL
- the atpA gene encoding F0F1 ATP synthase subunit alpha, producing the protein MVSIRPDEISSIIRQQIESYDQSVQVSNVGTVLQVGDGTARIYGLEQVMSQELLEFEDGTIGIALNLEEDNVGAVLMGDGFGIQEGSTVKTTGQIAQIPVGDAMVGRVVDSLGRPIDGKGPITSTATRLLESPAPGIIERKSVCEPMQTGITAIDAMIPIGRGQRELIIGDRKTGKTAIAIDTIINQKSEDVICVYVAIGQKASTVAQIIDTLTEKGAMAYTIVVAANANDPATLQYLAPYTGATLAEHFMYQGKSTLVIYDDLSKQAQAYRQMSLLMRRPPGREAYPGDVFYIHSRLLERAAKLSDALGGGSMTALPVIETQAGDVSAYIPTNVISITDGQIFLSTDLFNAGFRPAINAGISVSRVGSAAQTKAMKKVAGKLKLELAQFAELEAFSQFASDLDAATQAQLARGQRLRQLLKQPENSPLSVWEQVAISYAGLNGYIDTIPVDKVTEFSQGLRDYLKANKAKYVEIISSTKALSEEAETLLKEGIKEFTQGFAA
- the atpH gene encoding ATP synthase F1 subunit delta codes for the protein MKGSLYSSKIAEPYAQALMGLAQQQNLTEVFGEDLRSLLALLKDSPDLSAVLSSPVVKDEDKKSVLRSVIGDGGNGYLLNFLMLLVDKRRIVFLEAICEQYLALLRQFTNTVLAEVTSALKLTDVQKDRVKEKVKQLTGAQAVELETKVDEDILGGIVIKVGSQVFDSSLRGQLRRVGLSLGATL